From the genome of Leptodactylus fuscus isolate aLepFus1 chromosome 1, aLepFus1.hap2, whole genome shotgun sequence, one region includes:
- the NUP155 gene encoding nuclear pore complex protein Nup155 isoform X1 — MPSAAPGAPAAAAAMQEVIEGAGRVIDRYLQEERAYPDLSDFLNVPAPNSPTVSGMSEMDYPLQGPSLISIPSLPELSAIRRVPLPPELVEQFGRMQCNCMMGVFPEISRAWLTIDSDIFMWNYEEGGDVAYFDGLSETILSVGLVKPKEGIFQPHIRYLLVLATPVDVVILGVSFTNLQTGNPNDSLSAGMQLLPDPLYSISTDNTYLITITSTNNGRIFLSGKDGCLYEVAYQAEAGWFSPRCRKINHSKSSLSFLVPSVLQFSFSEDDPIVQIAVDNSRNILYTRSEKGVLQVYDLGQDGNGMSRVASVSQNSIVSAAGNIARTIDRSVFKPIVQIAVIEKSESVNCHLLAITHAGVRLYFSTLPFKQPAARPCMLSLVHVRLPPGFSASSTIEKPSKVHKALYNYGVLLMAASENEDHDILWCINHDSFPFQRPLMEMQVTVAIDGHSWTLASIDDVKVEKVVTPLNKDFIPVTDPPVMTRQHIVPPRKFVLLSAKGSHIFHKLRPVDQLRHLLVSSAGGEGEDIERFFKLHQQDQACATCLILACSYAASDREICVWATRAFFRYGGEAQMRIQQSLPAPANAGALFGSPLPVGSPLPISSPVAMPSFLATPAQGAYPPSVSTPMYSAATPTHQSAASLPGLPGSEIIFSGKHNGICIYFTRIINNIWDGSMIVERNFKIENRDVTAIDSSISPHILQSVLQELKGLLDFMDRNSQFGSGSLGNPSFGTPVNIQQRLGGIGRHDMGSSQQVQQELQRKYHSEAQLIEKTSLHGIHILVRKTCQALALWKLLCEHQLHHIVSDLQKELQEQLKITTFKDLVTRDKELTGALVGSLINHYIHDNASVDGISSRLQEVCPLFYSPDDAICSKANELLQRSRQAQSKSDKELMLRESLREYQKISQQVDLANVCGQYRQVRFYEGVVELCLTAAEKKDPKGLGLHFHKNGEPEEDAAGLQAFQERLNCYKCITDTLQELVNQSKAAPQSPSVPKKPGPPVLSSDPNMLSNEEAGLHFEQMLKLAQRSSDELFNIALFNWLIQADLTDKLLELNSPYLEPHLVRMSKIDQNKVRSMDLLWRYYEKNRNFSSAARVVAELADMDSTDISLKQRIEYLSIAILSAKSSTGVSTLSDGEFLHELEEKMEVARIQLQIQGTLIRRYANHPSTQNAVALLDSQLMDATRLYGEFADPFKLSECKLAIIHCAGHSDPILVQSLWEEIIERELNDSLGMNPAERMQVLNLKLTSLGKVYASTPRYFPLEFLVKHLERHVCNLNWDVGFVSQTMQEIDVSVPKLLEVYDHLFKERDPFWARVKKPLHLLECIHVLLSGYAQDPNRVQRHERRLFNVMCLDAISLYLVELHSMEPTLAVQTAVGNFKSLQAKIERLGFN, encoded by the exons ATGCCGAGTGCAGCTCCGGGGGCCCCGGCAGCCGCTGCCGCCATGCAGGAAGTCATAGAAGGAGCCGGCAGAGTCATAGACCGCTATCTGCAGGAGGAAAGAGCCTACCCCGACCTGTCTGACTTCCTCAATGTCCCGGCTCCAA ATAGTCCTACAGTGTCCGGGATGTCTGAGATGGATTACCCCCTGCAGGGGCCTAGCCTGATCAGCATCCCCAGCCTTCCTGAGCTCAGTGCCATCCGCAGAGTGCCGCTGCCCCCGGAGCTGGTGGAACAGTTTGGAC GTATGCAGTGCAATTGTATGATGGGCGTATTCCCGGAGATCAGCCGGGCGTGGCTGACCATCGACAGCGACATTTTCATGTGGAATTACGAGGAGGG AGGGGACGTGGCTTATTTCGATGGGCTCAGTGAGACGATCCTGTCTGTGGGACTCGTGAAGCCTAAGGAAG GTATTTTCCAGCCCCACATTCGCTATTTGCTGGTTCTGGCGACTCCTGTAGACGTTGTCATCTTAGGCGTAAGCTTCACCAATCTGCAGACAG GAAACCCCAATGACAGCCTGTCTGCGGGCATGCAGCTCCTCCCGGACCCCTTGTACTCCATCTCTACAGACAATACCTACCTGATAACCATAACCTCCACAAACAATGGCCGCATCTTCCTGTCCGGCAAAGATGGCTGTTTGTATGAAGTGGCGTACCAA GCTGAAGCTGGATGGTTCAGTCCAAGATGTCGGAAAATCAACCACTCCAAGAGCTCCCTGTCCTTCCTGGTCCCGTCCGTGCTTCAGTTTTCATTCTCAGAGGACG ACCCCATAGTACAGATTGCTGTGGATAATTCtaggaacatcctctacacccgTTCGGAGAAAGGCGTCCTCCAG GTGTATGACTTGGGGCAGGATGGTAACGGAATGAGCAGAGTGGCCTCCGTGTCCCAGAACTCCATTGTCTCCGCTGCGGGGAATATTGCCAG GACTATAGATCGCTCCGTCTTCAAACCCATTGTTCAGATTGCCGTGATTGAGAAATCGGAATCTGTGAACTGTCACCTCCTCGCCATCACTCATGCAG GCGTCCGCCTCTATTTCAGTACGCTGCCATTTAAGCAGCCCGCCGCTCGCCCCTGCATGTTGTCTTTGGTGCACGTCCGCTTACCTCCGGGATTTTCTGCCTCCTCCACAATAGAAAAGCCGTCAAAAGTTCACAAAGCCCTTTACAACTATG GTGTTTTGCTTATGGCCGCTTCAGAAAACGAAGATCATGACATCTTATGGTGCATCAACCACGACTCCTTTCCATTTCAGAGGCCGCTGATGGAGATGCAG GTGACTGTAGCCATCGATGGTCACTCTTGGACTCTCGCCTCTATAGATGATGTGAAGGTTGAGAAGGTCGTGACGCCATTGAACAAGGACTTTATCCCGGTGACTGACCCTCCGGTGATGACCCGACAACACATTGTGCCCCCCAGGAAGTTTGTGCTGCTCTCTGCTAAG GGAAGTCACATCTTCCACAAGCTCAGGCCTGTAGATCAGCTGCGACATCTTCTGGTCAGCAGTgctggaggagaaggagaagatatTGAGCGTTTCTTCAAGCTACACCAG CAGGACCAGGCCTGTGCCACCTGTTTAATACTGGCTTGTTCTTACGCGGCGTCTGACCGGGAGATCTGTGTCTGGGCCACACGGGCGTTCTTCAG ATACGGAGGGGAAGCTCAGATGAGGATTCAGCAGTCACTGCCGGCCCCTGCTAATGCCGGAGCACTTTTCGGTTCACCTTTGCCTGTTG GGTCGCCCCTGCCCATTAGCAGTCCTGTAGCCATGCCCAGCTTCCTGGCTACCCCAGCTCAAG GCGCCTATCCACCCAGCGTCTCCACCCCGATGTACTCCGCTGCCACTCCTACCCACCAGTCCGCCGCGTCTCTACCCGGTTTGCCAGGCTCCGAGATTATCTTCTCCGGGAAGCACAATGGCATCTGCATCTATTTCACCCGCATTATCAA CAATATCTGGGACGGAAGCATGATCGTGGAAAGAAACTTCAAGATTGAAAACCGAGACGTCACAGCG ATTGACAGCAGCATCTCCCCCCACATCCTGCAGTCCGTTCTACAGGAGCTGAAAGGGTTACTGGACTTCATGGACAGAAACTCTCAGTTCGGTTCCGGTTCCTTAGGCAATCCGAG TTTTGGGACCCCCGTGAATATTCAGCAGCGCTTGGGCGGCATCGGCCGACATGACATGGGAAGTTCTCAGCAAGTCCAGCAAGAACTGCAGAGGAAATACCACT CTGAGGCCCAGCTCATTGAGAAGACGTCTTTACACGGGATCCACATCTTGGTCAGGAAGACATGTCAAGCCTTAGCCCTGTGGAAACTGCTCTGTGAGCACCAGCTTCACCACATCGTGTCCGATCTTCAGAAG GAGCTGCAGGAGCAGCTGAAAATAACCACCTTTAAGGATTTAGTGACCCGGGACAAGGAGCTGACCGGAGCGCTGGTGGGCTCGCTGATCAACCATTATATCCATGACAATGCGTCAGTAGACGGGATCAGTTCTCGCCTGCAGGAAGTGTGCCCGCTCTTCTACAGCCCAGATGATGCCATATGCTCCAAG GCCAATGAGCTTTTGCAGCGATCCCGCCAGGCCCAGAGCAAATCGGATAAAGAGTTAATGCTGCGAGAGTCTCTGCGGGAATACCAGAAGATCAGTCAGCAGGTGGACTTGGCCAATGTCTGCGGCCAGTACAGACAAG TGCGCTTCTATGAGGGCGTGGTAGAGCTGTGCCTGACGGCTGCCGAGAAGAAGGATCCGAAAGGGCTGGGCTTGCACTTTCACAAGAATGgtgagccagaagaggacgctgcCGGCTTACAGGCGTTTCAGGAGAG GTTAAACTGCTACAAGTGCATCACAGATACCCTGCAAGAGCTGGTCAACCAGAGCAAAGCCGCCCCTCAGTCACCGAGCGTGCCCAAGAAGCCGGGGCCTCCCGTCTTGTCCTCCGACCCCAACATGCTTAGTAACGAAGAGGCTGGACTTCAT TTTGAGCAGATGCTGAAGTTGGCGCAGCGCTCCTCAGATGAACTCTTCAATATCGCATTATTCAACTGGCTCATACAAGCGGATCTGACCGACAAGCTGCTAGAG CTTAACTCTCCGTACCTGGAGCCTCACCTTGTGCGGATGTCTAAGATTGATCAGAACAAGGTGCGGAGCATGGACTTGTTGTGGAGATACTACGAGAAGAACAGGAACTTCAGCAGTGCTGCCAGAGTGGTGGCCGAACTGGCCGACATGGACAG CACGGATATCTCACTGAAGCAGAGGATCGAGTATTTATCCATAGCCATCCTAAGTGCCAAAAGCTCCACCGGCGTGTCCACGCTGTCTGACGGAGAATTCTTACACGAACTTGAAGAGAAAATGGAG GTGGCCCGAATCCAGCTCCAGATCCAGGGAACGTTAATCAGAAGATACGCCAACCACCCATCCACACAGAACGCTGTGGCGCTGCTGGACTCGCAGTTAATGGATGCTACACGG CTATATGGAGAATTCGCGGACCCATTCAAGCTCTCGGAGTGCAAACTAGCCATCATTCACTGTGCCGGCCATTCTGACCCCATCTTGGTGCAGAGCCTGTGGGAAGAAATTATAGAGAGAG AATTAAATGACAGCCTAGGAATGAACCCGGCCGAGCGGATGCAAGTATTAAATCTGAAGCTGACTTCGCTTGGCAAGGTCTACGCCAGCACGCCGCGCTACTTCCCACTTG AATTTTTAGTGAAGCACCTAGAAAGACACGTCTGCAACCTGAACTGGGACGTCGGCTTTGTATCACAGACCATGCAAGAGATCGATGTGTCTGTTCCAAAGCTGCTTGAAGTATATGATCACCTGTTTAAAGAACGG GATCCATTTTGGGCTAGAGTGAAGAAACCTTTGCACCTGCTGGAGTGTATACACGTACTGCTGTCTGGATACGCCCAGGACCCCAATAGAGTCCAGAGGCATGAAAG GCGGCTCTTTAACGTGATGTGTCTGGACGCCATCTCCCTCTACCTAGTCGAGCTCCATTCGATGGAGCCTACGCTGGCGGTACAGACGGCCGTAGGAAACTTCAAGTCGTTACAAGCCAAAATAGAAAGATTAGGTTTTAACTAG
- the NUP155 gene encoding nuclear pore complex protein Nup155 isoform X2 has product MPSAAPGAPAAAAAMQEVIEGAGRVIDRYLQEERAYPDLSDFLNVPAPNSPTVSGMSEMDYPLQGPSLISIPSLPELSAIRRVPLPPELVEQFGRMQCNCMMGVFPEISRAWLTIDSDIFMWNYEEGGDVAYFDGLSETILSVGLVKPKEGIFQPHIRYLLVLATPVDVVILGVSFTNLQTGNPNDSLSAGMQLLPDPLYSISTDNTYLITITSTNNGRIFLSGKDGCLYEVAYQAEAGWFSPRCRKINHSKSSLSFLVPSVLQFSFSEDDPIVQIAVDNSRNILYTRSEKGVLQVYDLGQDGNGMSRVASVSQNSIVSAAGNIARTIDRSVFKPIVQIAVIEKSESVNCHLLAITHAGVRLYFSTLPFKQPAARPCMLSLVHVRLPPGFSASSTIEKPSKVHKALYNYGVLLMAASENEDHDILWCINHDSFPFQRPLMEMQVTVAIDGHSWTLASIDDVKVEKVVTPLNKDFIPVTDPPVMTRQHIVPPRKFVLLSAKGSHIFHKLRPVDQLRHLLVSSAGGEGEDIERFFKLHQDQACATCLILACSYAASDREICVWATRAFFRYGGEAQMRIQQSLPAPANAGALFGSPLPVGSPLPISSPVAMPSFLATPAQGAYPPSVSTPMYSAATPTHQSAASLPGLPGSEIIFSGKHNGICIYFTRIINNIWDGSMIVERNFKIENRDVTAIDSSISPHILQSVLQELKGLLDFMDRNSQFGSGSLGNPSFGTPVNIQQRLGGIGRHDMGSSQQVQQELQRKYHSEAQLIEKTSLHGIHILVRKTCQALALWKLLCEHQLHHIVSDLQKELQEQLKITTFKDLVTRDKELTGALVGSLINHYIHDNASVDGISSRLQEVCPLFYSPDDAICSKANELLQRSRQAQSKSDKELMLRESLREYQKISQQVDLANVCGQYRQVRFYEGVVELCLTAAEKKDPKGLGLHFHKNGEPEEDAAGLQAFQERLNCYKCITDTLQELVNQSKAAPQSPSVPKKPGPPVLSSDPNMLSNEEAGLHFEQMLKLAQRSSDELFNIALFNWLIQADLTDKLLELNSPYLEPHLVRMSKIDQNKVRSMDLLWRYYEKNRNFSSAARVVAELADMDSTDISLKQRIEYLSIAILSAKSSTGVSTLSDGEFLHELEEKMEVARIQLQIQGTLIRRYANHPSTQNAVALLDSQLMDATRLYGEFADPFKLSECKLAIIHCAGHSDPILVQSLWEEIIERELNDSLGMNPAERMQVLNLKLTSLGKVYASTPRYFPLEFLVKHLERHVCNLNWDVGFVSQTMQEIDVSVPKLLEVYDHLFKERDPFWARVKKPLHLLECIHVLLSGYAQDPNRVQRHERRLFNVMCLDAISLYLVELHSMEPTLAVQTAVGNFKSLQAKIERLGFN; this is encoded by the exons ATGCCGAGTGCAGCTCCGGGGGCCCCGGCAGCCGCTGCCGCCATGCAGGAAGTCATAGAAGGAGCCGGCAGAGTCATAGACCGCTATCTGCAGGAGGAAAGAGCCTACCCCGACCTGTCTGACTTCCTCAATGTCCCGGCTCCAA ATAGTCCTACAGTGTCCGGGATGTCTGAGATGGATTACCCCCTGCAGGGGCCTAGCCTGATCAGCATCCCCAGCCTTCCTGAGCTCAGTGCCATCCGCAGAGTGCCGCTGCCCCCGGAGCTGGTGGAACAGTTTGGAC GTATGCAGTGCAATTGTATGATGGGCGTATTCCCGGAGATCAGCCGGGCGTGGCTGACCATCGACAGCGACATTTTCATGTGGAATTACGAGGAGGG AGGGGACGTGGCTTATTTCGATGGGCTCAGTGAGACGATCCTGTCTGTGGGACTCGTGAAGCCTAAGGAAG GTATTTTCCAGCCCCACATTCGCTATTTGCTGGTTCTGGCGACTCCTGTAGACGTTGTCATCTTAGGCGTAAGCTTCACCAATCTGCAGACAG GAAACCCCAATGACAGCCTGTCTGCGGGCATGCAGCTCCTCCCGGACCCCTTGTACTCCATCTCTACAGACAATACCTACCTGATAACCATAACCTCCACAAACAATGGCCGCATCTTCCTGTCCGGCAAAGATGGCTGTTTGTATGAAGTGGCGTACCAA GCTGAAGCTGGATGGTTCAGTCCAAGATGTCGGAAAATCAACCACTCCAAGAGCTCCCTGTCCTTCCTGGTCCCGTCCGTGCTTCAGTTTTCATTCTCAGAGGACG ACCCCATAGTACAGATTGCTGTGGATAATTCtaggaacatcctctacacccgTTCGGAGAAAGGCGTCCTCCAG GTGTATGACTTGGGGCAGGATGGTAACGGAATGAGCAGAGTGGCCTCCGTGTCCCAGAACTCCATTGTCTCCGCTGCGGGGAATATTGCCAG GACTATAGATCGCTCCGTCTTCAAACCCATTGTTCAGATTGCCGTGATTGAGAAATCGGAATCTGTGAACTGTCACCTCCTCGCCATCACTCATGCAG GCGTCCGCCTCTATTTCAGTACGCTGCCATTTAAGCAGCCCGCCGCTCGCCCCTGCATGTTGTCTTTGGTGCACGTCCGCTTACCTCCGGGATTTTCTGCCTCCTCCACAATAGAAAAGCCGTCAAAAGTTCACAAAGCCCTTTACAACTATG GTGTTTTGCTTATGGCCGCTTCAGAAAACGAAGATCATGACATCTTATGGTGCATCAACCACGACTCCTTTCCATTTCAGAGGCCGCTGATGGAGATGCAG GTGACTGTAGCCATCGATGGTCACTCTTGGACTCTCGCCTCTATAGATGATGTGAAGGTTGAGAAGGTCGTGACGCCATTGAACAAGGACTTTATCCCGGTGACTGACCCTCCGGTGATGACCCGACAACACATTGTGCCCCCCAGGAAGTTTGTGCTGCTCTCTGCTAAG GGAAGTCACATCTTCCACAAGCTCAGGCCTGTAGATCAGCTGCGACATCTTCTGGTCAGCAGTgctggaggagaaggagaagatatTGAGCGTTTCTTCAAGCTACACCAG GACCAGGCCTGTGCCACCTGTTTAATACTGGCTTGTTCTTACGCGGCGTCTGACCGGGAGATCTGTGTCTGGGCCACACGGGCGTTCTTCAG ATACGGAGGGGAAGCTCAGATGAGGATTCAGCAGTCACTGCCGGCCCCTGCTAATGCCGGAGCACTTTTCGGTTCACCTTTGCCTGTTG GGTCGCCCCTGCCCATTAGCAGTCCTGTAGCCATGCCCAGCTTCCTGGCTACCCCAGCTCAAG GCGCCTATCCACCCAGCGTCTCCACCCCGATGTACTCCGCTGCCACTCCTACCCACCAGTCCGCCGCGTCTCTACCCGGTTTGCCAGGCTCCGAGATTATCTTCTCCGGGAAGCACAATGGCATCTGCATCTATTTCACCCGCATTATCAA CAATATCTGGGACGGAAGCATGATCGTGGAAAGAAACTTCAAGATTGAAAACCGAGACGTCACAGCG ATTGACAGCAGCATCTCCCCCCACATCCTGCAGTCCGTTCTACAGGAGCTGAAAGGGTTACTGGACTTCATGGACAGAAACTCTCAGTTCGGTTCCGGTTCCTTAGGCAATCCGAG TTTTGGGACCCCCGTGAATATTCAGCAGCGCTTGGGCGGCATCGGCCGACATGACATGGGAAGTTCTCAGCAAGTCCAGCAAGAACTGCAGAGGAAATACCACT CTGAGGCCCAGCTCATTGAGAAGACGTCTTTACACGGGATCCACATCTTGGTCAGGAAGACATGTCAAGCCTTAGCCCTGTGGAAACTGCTCTGTGAGCACCAGCTTCACCACATCGTGTCCGATCTTCAGAAG GAGCTGCAGGAGCAGCTGAAAATAACCACCTTTAAGGATTTAGTGACCCGGGACAAGGAGCTGACCGGAGCGCTGGTGGGCTCGCTGATCAACCATTATATCCATGACAATGCGTCAGTAGACGGGATCAGTTCTCGCCTGCAGGAAGTGTGCCCGCTCTTCTACAGCCCAGATGATGCCATATGCTCCAAG GCCAATGAGCTTTTGCAGCGATCCCGCCAGGCCCAGAGCAAATCGGATAAAGAGTTAATGCTGCGAGAGTCTCTGCGGGAATACCAGAAGATCAGTCAGCAGGTGGACTTGGCCAATGTCTGCGGCCAGTACAGACAAG TGCGCTTCTATGAGGGCGTGGTAGAGCTGTGCCTGACGGCTGCCGAGAAGAAGGATCCGAAAGGGCTGGGCTTGCACTTTCACAAGAATGgtgagccagaagaggacgctgcCGGCTTACAGGCGTTTCAGGAGAG GTTAAACTGCTACAAGTGCATCACAGATACCCTGCAAGAGCTGGTCAACCAGAGCAAAGCCGCCCCTCAGTCACCGAGCGTGCCCAAGAAGCCGGGGCCTCCCGTCTTGTCCTCCGACCCCAACATGCTTAGTAACGAAGAGGCTGGACTTCAT TTTGAGCAGATGCTGAAGTTGGCGCAGCGCTCCTCAGATGAACTCTTCAATATCGCATTATTCAACTGGCTCATACAAGCGGATCTGACCGACAAGCTGCTAGAG CTTAACTCTCCGTACCTGGAGCCTCACCTTGTGCGGATGTCTAAGATTGATCAGAACAAGGTGCGGAGCATGGACTTGTTGTGGAGATACTACGAGAAGAACAGGAACTTCAGCAGTGCTGCCAGAGTGGTGGCCGAACTGGCCGACATGGACAG CACGGATATCTCACTGAAGCAGAGGATCGAGTATTTATCCATAGCCATCCTAAGTGCCAAAAGCTCCACCGGCGTGTCCACGCTGTCTGACGGAGAATTCTTACACGAACTTGAAGAGAAAATGGAG GTGGCCCGAATCCAGCTCCAGATCCAGGGAACGTTAATCAGAAGATACGCCAACCACCCATCCACACAGAACGCTGTGGCGCTGCTGGACTCGCAGTTAATGGATGCTACACGG CTATATGGAGAATTCGCGGACCCATTCAAGCTCTCGGAGTGCAAACTAGCCATCATTCACTGTGCCGGCCATTCTGACCCCATCTTGGTGCAGAGCCTGTGGGAAGAAATTATAGAGAGAG AATTAAATGACAGCCTAGGAATGAACCCGGCCGAGCGGATGCAAGTATTAAATCTGAAGCTGACTTCGCTTGGCAAGGTCTACGCCAGCACGCCGCGCTACTTCCCACTTG AATTTTTAGTGAAGCACCTAGAAAGACACGTCTGCAACCTGAACTGGGACGTCGGCTTTGTATCACAGACCATGCAAGAGATCGATGTGTCTGTTCCAAAGCTGCTTGAAGTATATGATCACCTGTTTAAAGAACGG GATCCATTTTGGGCTAGAGTGAAGAAACCTTTGCACCTGCTGGAGTGTATACACGTACTGCTGTCTGGATACGCCCAGGACCCCAATAGAGTCCAGAGGCATGAAAG GCGGCTCTTTAACGTGATGTGTCTGGACGCCATCTCCCTCTACCTAGTCGAGCTCCATTCGATGGAGCCTACGCTGGCGGTACAGACGGCCGTAGGAAACTTCAAGTCGTTACAAGCCAAAATAGAAAGATTAGGTTTTAACTAG